aacaaaacttaaacttgatctgttacccatcatggttaactcaaaTACCAAAAATCATCCTAATATCTGAagcaattaaataaaaaatccgTATAACTGtgtttcaacaattttcaaagtccGTAATTTCGGCAAATATTAGTGGAGCGGAACAAAACTTCAACTtgatcatggttaactcacatatcGAAAATCTGCCCAatatatcatggtgtttagacAAAAACGTACAATGGTTTGTTGCGTAATGACGGAATTATGGAAGGGTAAATTATTtggcaccgacaacttcgttGCGGGGTCATAAAATTAAGCAGATTTTAGATTCCTTTTCTTTCAATTTGAGATCTCAATGAATAATACCAATGCGACTATAAAGTAAATGTCATAATCAGCCTGTTcctgtcatttattttatttcaaatatctagTAAGGAGCTCTTTTACCTATCAATAGTTTAACTTCATTTTGTTCCTTAactaataaatgttatttcgaCTTACACATgtatagtatcaattttaaattctagattgattttttattttcacctAAGTTCATCTTTTATTGTCTTTCTACATTTTGTCCTGCATTCTTTTTCAGAACCAGATGAAACTAAACAAACAGAGCCAGACAATGTTCGTATATATTTTTCCGGTGCTTCATTCGGAACTACTGGACCCGACCCAGCAGTTACGCCTACATGTGACTATTGTTCATTTACAACACCACATTCCGACAGTGAATTTCGCATGTTACAAAGACAAGGTaatcaattgtttatttttcgcaACCGGCTTTGCTTtcaattttagaattatttagtcaagggagataattcttaCATGAAGATAAACGGTTCCCTGTCAATGCAAACATATAAGGAAAAGGTTTTGGTGAAAGTACACTGACTGAGCTgttagtgtattttttttaccatgtgATTCCTCTTTTATACAAGTACCTGTAACTGCAGATTCTCGACGTAAAAGTTGTTTTCCTATCCAATACAATAAACCATGTttgtatcatttaaaacaaGGAGCACGGGagaatatatattttccaaAGGATTTGTCTTTGAAATTCCTTTTGCAAGATATCAGCAtgcttaatttttaaatattcaaaataataataccTAAAGTACTTGATCAATATCTAACTCGtaaatatcaatattgattatttaaggaatgactgtaataattTTTCGGTTTATGAAGAAATATcaggaaaaaaaattggtgaaCCCgtctgaataacgcgcgtagcgggttatttaacagtgtgcaccacatttttttttaatgttatttcgaatagacagaacaaatattacagtcatttcttataacttaattctattttaaaccgtagaaaaacattaaaaaaaaaaggttgatgacgtcacagtcacataactaaattatgtctatgggcttaTAACAAACTAACGTCAgtcaatcagaagacgcgttacattcaaaattgaattatttgctAGTATGTCAATTTGAgtagtttctcgctacattgaagacccattggtggccttcagctgttgtctgcactatggtcgggttattgcctctttgacacattcccaatttccattctcaattttatgcatGTTACACTATCTGCATCTGGTTAGTTCTAATAAAAGCGGAACTTTGGAGAGATCTCAACTTGTAAAAGCTACCGTTGGGAGCTCTGAACTTGACaaagtaatttatttatatctatgaccccatgagtttcaaatatttcattaaaacgTTCACCGAAAAAATAACTTTGACAAAGACATGTCAATATGAAAACAGACATGCtttgaaatgaaatgcagaCACAAACAAGTCTTTTTAAATTACTTACCAcacagatggacgacttcaaactaaaatatttgaaaatttttcaaTTGTCAACTTCCCATTTTTCAGTACTTACGTACTTATTATCTATGTTTCTTTCTACCATTTACATGGcgtatatgtacatgtatctcaaTTGATGTGTTCTGCCCGTGCATACTGTATGAGTTTTATCAGCGGATGTGTGCTCCTTACACATCAACTGATCCATCAGATTTACAAGGAAGACTATCACAAATTGGTTGACTGCTTCGATATACGGTTATGTTTAACCACACTTACGACGTGTGTTCGAGGTCTTAAACCTTCAGACAATAGAAAAGTCGACTaatctgaatttaaaaaaattgtattcctCTTCTCGTTTTGTCTTTTTGATCGAGTGTTTTCCCATGACAAGTGATACATACAAGCAAAATATTAGTTCTTAAGATATTTTATGCGATTcccttaatttttgtttgtgttcttcttcttcttctgagtaaaatttcattttcttgtaaatgccaaagaaaaagatatacaaatttgaaaatgtgtgCATACATAATACAAACACTCCATATTGGCTTATGAACTTAGTTCAAATACTTTTGCCTTAACTCCTCTCCCCGAAAATCAAATAGTCCTTCCTTTAGATGTGCATTATCTTTTTTTAGGAACGTCAGAGAACATAACTCAAAGTGAGGCAACATTGTGCCTACCGTGCGATGCAGATTGTTCAGAATCTCAATCCCCACAGTCAAATTCATCAAAGACAGATTCCGATGATTGTAAGTATGCTTGTATTTTAGTATTGAATATATAGTGTtcctttttatgccccacctacgatagtagagggacattatgttttctggtctgtgcttccgttcgtccgtccgtccgtccgttagttcgttcgtctgttatacttcaggttaaagtttttggtcaaggtagtttttgttttgatgaagttgaagtccaatcaacttgaaacttagtatacatgttccctttgataagatcattctaattttaatgccaaattagagaatttattccaatttcacggtccattaaacatagaaaatgatagtgcgtgtggggcatccgtgtactgtggacacattcttgttttaatttatttttcctctattgaaatgatttcaaaatgaaGGAAATACTAGGTTTAATTTTAGCTCAATGTTGAACATATGTGTTTCCTTTTATTTGTGAACGTACGCGTTAAAAATGAAACTGTATAATGGCGCgattatacaaaatatcatatgtcatatataacattgtacattttaatttgtatttcgattgaattttgataatagccttaaacacatttaaatttaatgttcttCGTTTATAGGCTTCATTTGATACTTATTTTATTAACTTCAACATTAATTTTTGGTCGGatgttattaatataaaatttataagatttattgacttttttcttctttttttcaatctatTATAGCTAGCTTgtctatatttttctttattttttgagaGATAATTTACTACATGTCTATTTACGCCTTacactatataaatatttagttgCTTCACTACCTCGTCTTGCATTTTATCTATAGTGCATTTCTATTCATAATTAttcataatatacatgtatgttagtcaattataaaatatagagaaaacctgatggtttttttctctctctttaTGTAATTGAAACTAATAGTTAGATCCggataattttaaacattttactatgtttttcaatttgtatttgttaaatagatataattatatttgtatatacagtGTATCATAAGCCTTTTTAGGCTTGGTATTTGTCTTATTTCATTATTGTGCAATGTATTTCATATCATGTGTATAAAAATCTGTAGACAAGTATGTGACActttaatcaaataaattattattattttatttactaaaacaggacaatgttttgtaaaatttactgaTGAAAGAtttacagtggcggatccagaaattttcataagagggTGTCAACTGACTGAGTAAGAGCATAAAGAGGGGCCCCGCTCCAGCCCCGCTTCAGACATGCTTCAGATATTccttatataatcaaccaaatttttcccgcCTCTGATTTACAATGTAAATCAATCCTAATCGTTtgatttatattgataaatacgCATAGGAGATTCTAGAGGGTTTACAGAATATAGAATAATGGACACTTAAGTGCAGAATAAAAGGCCATTACAGTAGAATATTAATAGACAAATATTCTACtgtcaaccaaatttttcccgcCTCTGATTTACAATGTAAATCAATCCTAATCGTTtgatttatattgataaatacgCATAGAAGATTCTAGAGGGTttacaaaatatagaataatggaCAATAAGTGCAGAATAAAAGACAATTAAAGAAGATTACagacaaatatgtcaacaaataaagaatagagaataatatgGTGTAAGGATATAAGAAATAGAGAGTAATTGAAAGAATATACCAAACATAGTGGTCATggtataaaatataacaaaaaataaagaattaaagaCCCCAATCCTGACCATCACATaatggttttatttatttgttgatttctcatcgtccagtagcaaatatttcataaggACGAAGAAGTGATTGATGATCAAATTTAAGAAAGAACTAAAAACATATAATGATTTTCGAGTGACGAGTGGCAAATATTAAATGCAGGATAGGATGTTCGCTACTCTGTTtgaaaataacaagctttttaaaagactgttataaattgaaagtatataaataaagaaacataaaaagcagaaaaaaatggaggGTCCGTGTGCTTGTTTTGGAGATATAAGCCGttgaaaatttggcgggaaataatTATCTCTAGATTTTTCATTCACTTAACATTGGcaccttttttgtttaaaaaaactatgaaaaaataacaaggatttcataagattttgaaatatggctttttaaataatatgtaataaaaatatgaaaaggaaagTATGGGTTAGCGGGCGAAGGTTGATAATGTTAATACACGAATAAAACCTGAGGATtccgaaaaaaatcaaaaagtagaggagcaaacatccttaataGGGTACGGATgaggtttacagaatagagaattatTACCCCAAATCGTCAGAAATAGGGACCCAAACAAAAAGAATAGCGgcaaatagaatttaaaaaataaagtgtcgagtggcaaatatttcatatattagtATGATGAACACATGTTAGAAAGGTATTGAAATGGAtgagaaaagagaaaaatacccagatacatgtacatatgtctCTTAAAACCGTAAACATGCAATAGATTAACCTAGTAAACGTATATACTAATATTTCCTAAGATGGGTGCATGGGTTGGACTACAGAATAGACAATACTAACCCAAAATCGTCAGAAACAGGAACCAAAACATAAAGAACAGAGACAAATagcataaaaaagaatataaaataatagttttaatggtgaaatataaatgatacaGGATACTTGCCAAAAATTTAAAAGGGCGATAAATGGCGACAAACGAGCAGacaattataaaatacagaaacgGACGAAAATCCGATCTTATCCAATTCGTTCTGCAAATAAATCTAAAATCTACAATGCATTGAATTGATTGCCGAATAGTATGACCCTTACAATGTATCTGTCttaaaaaagagtaaaatctCAAAATACTGTGaatttagaggaaaatcaattcggaaagtccataatcacatggcaaaatcaaataacaaaacacataaaaaaacgaatGGAATTAACATATCAATTTTGATGTAATgtccaaattattttaaatgatacatATTCTGTTGTGGCGAGGTTCCAGTAGTATTGAAAACTAGTCTATCTGTCTCGCTTTTAATTATAGAGCTGGAACACAATAGAATACTAATAGTGTTTATTAAAATTCCAACAATGATTGCAATCATATTACTTTTTTGGTAAACCTCACATTTagataataaatgattttatgtgtattttgatatgtatttaGTGCAACACTTTAAAAGAGGAGTTAACATATTTTGGGTTTTCCCTTTTCCATTAAAGTCTAAAtgagaaattaaaatatgtaattagTGCCAACGTTCAGAGtaataacatgatttttttctgtgaattactttttttttgacaatttcgATAATTTGACAGTTTGTGAATCGTTGCACAGGTTTTAAACTGCAAAGCTAACAACGTTGACACCCTATGAAAATATATAGTATAAGTGTATACGTTTTGTATAGTTATTTAACGATGCTTACCCCAAAACCATAGCGTTTAAACAAACTATGATAAATAATCTCATCATTGAATTTAATATTtcgtcttaaaaaaaaaggctcATCACtaacgctcgaatccaaaaaagttttaaaaaaaaaagaaaagaaaaaagaaaaagatgacaaattaagtacaaagttgaagagcattgatatccaaaattcctaaaagtgttgcccaatacagctaaggtaatatatgcctgaggtagaaaagccttagtatttcaaaaaattcaaaattttgtaaacagttaatttataaatataacaatatcaatgattattcatgtcagcacaaaaaagtgctgactagAAAAGACAACTAGAAACTTTTAGAAATCAAAAATGTTAGCACATTCGTCATTACACTAACTTCCCATAAAATGCCGTTTTTTTATACATCTCAAAAAACTCCAATGAATAGTTATAAGTTTTAAACATTAGTGAAAGGCGTACAGAAAAAGTGTAaactacttttaaaatataaaaaaaagtattttaatgatatattatcATTGTTAATAGTATGCACTGAACATATGCAACTTTTAATGatctttaatatacaatgttCTTTTTTAAGCATATGGTTCGTATATACAGTTcttaaatctgaaaaaaaaatcaataaagtggtgaaaagttaattttatattcattgtgatttttaaattaaagcaaTTGCTTTTCTCATTTTGTCATAACgctgtcatttattttttaaattgaaaactaaattGATGGCTTTCATGCTGTGCACATGTTATGTCGTAAAAGTGCGCGACagtgttattatatttattataatcatAGATATCGATATTTTTGATACtctttatcaataattaatAGTAAGTTCACAGGACCCAACTCAGGTTATTGCCATGTCTATATTTCCGTTATAATATTTTCTGCAGTTACACATTTTgtattcattaaaataatttcaatttacctatttctcttttattctttatttctttttcctaTTTTTCTCTATAATTTTTATCTTAATACCATTTCTAtctaattctttttttcaacacttgtatatataaatattaaatatctctattttttattcattttacctGACTGTaattctcttttctttataatttcgtACTCCACTATTctctcttttatttattttttgcccTATTTTTCTCTCTCCTCTCCCCCTTTATCTGGAGCAATTTGCCCATTATTCTCTGTTCTGTTAAAACCACCCGGTCCATTTCTTAATCATTCTTTGACTTTTTATTCCAGCTAATGTTCCCTTGATAGTTGGAATAGCAGTACCGACTGGAGTAGTTGCTGTCATTGGTGTTTCGGCTATTATTGCTGTAGCTATGTATAAAACGCTTATTATGAAGTAAGTATAAATGAAAGACGGATCGAAAATCGGAAGAGGTAAAAGAGATAAAAGTTCTTTACATTCATCATAGTACTCGGTAAATCGTTAGCCGATTTCACATAATGTTGTGCAAGGTTCAAGCCAAATAGTATGTCAACATGTCAAATACAAATGGCGATAAACCCTCGCCATTTTGAAATGACCAACATAAAAATTATTGAATCAGCCAATATCCtaccataaatatttttttactggaAGAAGTCTTAATATGCAATATGTTGGTAATTGATAAATCTTTTGGATAGGAACGATCCAGTATTGtgaattaaaatacaattactAGTTATTCATTTCATTTCCGTGAATCAATCAATTGTGATATATTTACACAGCATTTGTGACATCATAGATGGTGATCTAGTAGGACGGCCGCGTTATATCTAAAGGTCACATTTAAAGATTGACTCTTACATGTATAACactgttgttgttttgtttaatttgtttagttCTTAACTAATCTTGATCTCggttttaaatgaataaacgTCAGGTCGCAAGGTCGTCCGCCAAATTCCAAAAGGTCACAATTCGAAATTGGCCATTGTTGATACCACTCGTTTGTATTTATACTGAACGCGTACGGATTGAAGAATTTTTGTACTTTTGCAActttataaatcatttcaaaactGCCTGtactttaaacttttgttttatttttatatactagtCTGTTAGGTATATATGTTTTCTGCTATACTTTTCAGTGGCGCAAAAGTTGCTGCAGCAAAAGGAGTTTCAACGACGACTGGTACCAACGGAGGTGGTCCTacttaaaagtacaaaatacagAATGACAGTGtttaaaacttgtatattttatatttgttcttcatcatttttcaatgaaagaaaagaaataagtCAATAAAAGAAAATCGAAATAGTTATTTTCCGTCAATAATAAATCTTGATGGTGGTATgttagaggctctcaagagcctgtatcgctcacctgtcTCTACCTGGTTTTATGAAATCATATAATCTCCtgatggcggccatcttgggtgatggatcggctacaaagtaacaacacttggtcagcacctcataaggaacattcatactatgtttggttccattccattctgtggttctctaaaagaggtcatttgtatgcatttccaatagggtcctatgttaaactaagtaccCCACTAgaggccatcttggataatggatcggctataAAGTAGAAAAACTTGGTTAACACCTCAAAATGAACTTTAATGCCatatttggtttcattccattcagtggttctctaaaagaacatatttgtatgcatttcccatagggtcctatgttaaactaagtcccccactggtggccatcttggattttggatcggctacaaagtagaAACACTTGGTTAACACATCAAAAGGAACATtaatgccatgtttggtttcattccattcaatggtactctagaagaagttcaaaatgtaaaaagttaacgccgtcgacgacagacgacggacgccaaagtgatgagaaaaactGATTTcacccttcgggccaggtgaactaaaaaaaagagggatgcccccccccccccctattaTGACGATATATGCATTTTAATGGTGACATGCATTTGTAATCTCCCTTTATCTTGGCTGGAAAtccccttttaaaattattgGATCAGCCATGAAGCATAACTGAATTGATTGCTTGTGAAAGTTTATTTTGTTCTGGCAAATTCGAAGAACGTTTGCCTTTCTTCACCCCGCGACGTTTGTTAGATTTGTCTGTGCGCGTGCGTCCCTCCATCCTGTATCATGTTAGAACTTAGTAATACGATAGGTTACGAATGCTGTTATAAACACAGTCATGTAATTGAAATAAGTGGAAGTCGCCGTTTGATAATTATGCATTCTGGGTTATATTTTGAAAAGCATAAACCTTATctttgtgattggttaaacatcGTAAACAATTGACATTTAACCAATGATGTGACGTTATTTTCAACATAGTGTACAATATACTGATTCCAAATCTGAAGGAGTGTGGATGTATGAAATACATTgcacgaacaatgaaattatataacCACACTCCTTTACATtcaaaaaaagtatattgtaCATTATAATGCAATACGTTTGTaacgataattttcattggacgtcgaaaaatattttgaggggtCACATTCCACGTTCTACCAGTCCGTAACTATGaaatccaccattttgaattcggaattttttttaggtatgtaaattcttataaaagaaacaaaataattacatttggAGCCgcaaaatcttctttttctcTTTATTGAAACCATTCTGAAGCGTACGAAAAGTAAAACTACGTTTAGTATTCATCTTTGACAACTTAGAGTAtacatatgacgtcacattgCTTAGATGCTAAAGACGATACAACAGTTTCGCAGACGTTTTCATTAAAGGcattttaagccaaaatatttattaaataaaatttatttcaatatgtggcATTAGAACGGAGATagctgtattgtattttaagtttGGCCtttgtaaaactttattttactgtcgcaaatatccgTTTACCTATCTCTGCCCTGCGTCGCTAGGTAAACTCATTGTGCGACAGTAATATTtacgttttacgaaggccaagcttacAACACAATACAGTTATCCCCTAATTATGTTGTCGTCTTTTTAAGTTgtacagaaaattaaaatgtttactcCTATCGACTTTATATCTAATTATATTTCGCGATACCATCAACTCTCTTACTCATATAGCACaacatttgtttgtaaatatccACCAAAGGAAGTTTTCTAAGACCCATTAGTTTTGAATCTATGACGGAAAAGAACTTGATTATCtgcaaatttgatttaatttatattttcaatcataAACTTAGGGAAGTAATTTGATCAAAAGAGTCAAAGTCATGTGgtacaaataatatgaataagtACCTTTGATTTTGCAATATCTTGCCGATTCTATTTCTTACTTTATGTTGCGCAAAAGGCATCTTTCCACGACGAGGCATGATATTGTGAATAAATGGCTCATATTCTTGTTTTCCTATTTATTGTTCATGAATATACATTGGTAAGTATTATAGTTAGATGTAATAAAACAGCATAAACGTCACAACATAACGAAGTCTTATTTGTTATCCGCATGTCGTTAACACGACGAATCAATGCATTCAActgtatatatatctaatatcgGCTGTTGTTTAGAACTTTATTTTTCAAGACATATTTTGTGTTCCGTATAATTGATATTACCAAATTTTACAAGTTCCACGTCGAATTCGATATCAAtaatcaatgttatatttagtaTTCGGATGCAGTTATAAATATCTGTTATTCTTTGTAAATACCTCCTCCATCAGGAGACGATGAAATTGTTCCCGTAGTTGTTTTATAtctatgttttataattatggCACAACTTGTGGAATTTTGGGTCagtaatgctcttcaactttgtacctgATTGGCCTTCAAacaattttgatctgagcgtcactgatacgttttatgtaaacaaaacacgTGTCTAGCGTATTAAACGATATCACGTGATTTGAGTGGTCAGCTGTGAAAATTTAGAGCTCTGGTTCACTATGTGTGGAGTAAATGGAGCGAGTCCATATGTAAACAACAGTTCAATATCTAGTGACATGCATGTACCTGGCTATGGTAACGTAAGTACTGTTGAAAACTTTAACGATTCGTCAATTGCAAGAAAAAGAAATCTATCAATCCAAGATCCTTATTATACAGACAATCCAAATAGTGGAATAAAAAGGCTTAAACATATGGCAACCCCAGAACCCAAGGGTCAACTCGATATGTCACAGAATAGACTTGAACATTTAATTCTACAGCTATCATCAAATTTAGGTAACGTCAGTGAAAAATTAGAACGTAGAATTGATGATCTTGAAAATAATTTGGAACAAAGAATCACTGATAAATTGACTGAAAAGATTTCCAATTTAATAGAcaccaaaatacaaaaagaactTGACACAGTACGTACTGAgtttaaaacagatataaataatatgcaAGACAAAATAAACTCACTAGAGAAGACCGTGCGTGAGAACACTGGTGTCATAGAGAGAAATGAGAGAACATGCAAAAATAAATTGGTGattaaaaacttgaaatatgATGAAAGTGAAAAAGACAGTAATCAGGtgacaataaataaaatccaTGAGATATTTAAAGACGGATTAGCCCTTGCAAATATTCAAGTTGAATCAGTGACGAGAAAAGAGTCAAAAGGTCAATACCCAGGTGTCGTGATCTGTGAAGTCAAGAGTGCCGAAGATAAAACACgcatttttaagaaaaagaataaaCTAAAAGACAACCGAAAATACTCTAATGTCTATATCGAGAACGATAAATCAGTAGAAACAAGGAACCTCCAAGCTAGTCTAAGGACAGTCCTGAGagaaataggaaaaaaaaagattataaaattGTCGGTAACAGCCTTATTAAGAAACTATAGGACGTTTTGCGGCTTGGAGTGTGGAACACGCGCGGATGGTCTATGCGAGAAAATGATAATTCTAACTTTCGTAAACTTGTACTTGAATACTCGAACTGTGATATTTTAGCACTAACGGAAACGTTTCTTCGAGAAAATGAATCATTGGGGGTGCCCGGTTATACGTTTTACGGAAATAATAGGAAACGAATCCATAAGAATGCGGTAAGAGGATCAGGCGGTGTTGGAGTTTTGATAAAAAAGGAAATAGTAGACACCTACTCTTGTGAAATTATAAACTCAGATTTAGAAGGCATACTTTGGATTAAATTAAACGCGATTGATACAGATTTCTGCGTATATATTGCCGTTTGTTATTTGCCGCCTGCAGGCTCAAGTCGAGTAATTGAACCAGatctattttttcaaaatctgttGGAGGgagtatatagttatcaaaataaagGAAGTATTGTGATTTGCGGAGATTTTAACTCGCGTGTTGGTAGAAACTTGGACTATATA
This Mytilus trossulus isolate FHL-02 chromosome 14, PNRI_Mtr1.1.1.hap1, whole genome shotgun sequence DNA region includes the following protein-coding sequences:
- the LOC134696574 gene encoding uncharacterized protein LOC134696574 is translated as MDIFRAFECVVLLTWMIFKKSGSTCTLPAELYNGGNMWTDIALQKTVTFTTNKMTGFEIKLAGQTKGAFTCISNTGNVYVFKCDSTFEDINTFRNQPSFLCMKMVKVSDNLFYYHLLSEPDETKQTEPDNVRIYFSGASFGTTGPDPAVTPTCDYCSFTTPHSDSEFRMLQRQGTSENITQSEATLCLPCDADCSESQSPQSNSSKTDSDDSNVPLIVGIAVPTGVVAVIGVSAIIAVAMYKTLIMNGAKVAAAKGVSTTTGTNGGGPT